One Clupea harengus chromosome 11, Ch_v2.0.2, whole genome shotgun sequence DNA window includes the following coding sequences:
- the LOC105896168 gene encoding E3 ubiquitin-protein ligase RNF19A has product MSLQKHMQLGSERDLHSTASSISLPSVKKAPKKRRLSLGAFFRRRPREPKRKPRDLVLSAGCAASVGGVEGIASIESIHSDTYHDKALGAGPAAPPGAAAPAAAEVASTFTGGSHASTSSAASSSSSSSSSKAELLECPLCLLRHTRDNFPDIMTCPHRSCADCLRQYLRIEISESRVNISCPECAERFNPNDIRAILADVSLSDKYEEFMLRRWLVADPDCRWCPAPDCGYAVIAFGCASCPKITCGREGCGTEFCYHCKQLWHPNQTCDAARQQRAQSLRLRTIRSSSLTYSQESGAASDDIKPCPRCAAFIIKMNDGSCNHMTCAVCGCEFCWLCMKEISDLHYLSPSGCTFWGKKPWSRKKKILWQLGTLVGAPVGIALIAGIAIPAMIIGIPVYVGRKIHNRYEGKDISNHKRNLVIAGGVTLSVIVSPVVAAVTVGIGVPIMLAYVYGVVPISLCRSGGCGVSTGNGKGVRIEFDDENDMNVGSGVAATDTTSVADTRHNPSLGEGSVGGLTGSLSASGSHMERMGAMRDNLSETASTTALAGASITGSLSGSAMVNCYNRLEVQADVQKERCSLSGESATVSLGTISDNASTKAMAGSILNAYTPLDRDSSNVEVQVDVETKKPQHISGADDCSNHTTRCAWTCQSSTANSYCSARWAKDPSSSSSSSSSSSSSSSSSSSGKKHKGKLRKKSGGSTGGGGGTQINETREEPDAHLLERHSVHSSGPDSPSLSGSLPSVADSHCSQLSELSAASELGPDAPAIAISIAPAPAPAPAPHPRPPAQLQQHGRFSSVSPLPEVEHDRLESCPEQTSCGAGGGVLLPAASGSPRSPEAPVLCLIAEENVSMVLSAEPQSRSWAGHEEQKRGDDNNSSPSPQRHLRVGRGSCIQSEL; this is encoded by the exons ATGAGCCTGCAGAAGCACATGCAACTGGGCTCAGAGCGGGACTTGCATTCCACCGCCTCCTCCATCAGCCTACCCTCCGTCAAGAAGGCGCCCAAGAAGCGACGCCTCTCCCTGGGAGCGTTCTTCCGCCGGCGCCCCCGGGAGCCCAAGCGAAAACCCCGTGATTTGGTGTTGTCTGCAGGATGCGCCGCCTCtgttggaggggtggagggcATTGCCAGCATCGAGAGCATCCATTCGGACACTTACCATGACAAGGCCCTCGGGGCTGGGCCTGCGGCTCCGCCCGGGGCTGCAGCTCCGGCTGCGGCAGAAGTGGCCTCCACTTTTACTGGTGGCTCCCACGCCTCTACGTCCTCGGCGGCGTCATcatcgtcctcttcctcctcgtccaAGGCGGAACTGCTGGAGTGCCCGCTGTGCCTTCTGCGCCACACGCGCGACAACTTCCCCGACATCATGACATGCCCGCACCGCTCCTGCGCCGACTGCCTTCGGCAGTACCTGCGCATCGAGATCAGCGAGAGCCGCGTCAACATCTCCTGCCCTGAGTGCGCCGAGCGCTTCAACCCCAACGACATCCGCGCCATCCTCGCCGACGTCTCGCTCTCGGACAAGTACGAGGAGTTCATGCTGCGCCGCTGGCTCGTGGCTGACCCCGACTGCCGCTGGTGCCCCGCCCCTGACTGCGG GTATGCCGTGATTGCCTTTGGCTGTGCCAGTTGCCCTAAGATCACATGTGGCCGTGAGGGCTGTGGCACGGAGTTCTGCTATCACTGCAAGCAGCTGTGGCACCCCAACCAGACCTGTGATGCCGCCCGCCAACAAAGAGCACAGAGCTTACGGCTGAGGACCATCCGCTCGTCCTCACTCACCTACAGCCAGGAGAGTGGCGCTGCAT CTGATGACATCAAGCCCTGTCCTCGCTGTGCTGCTTTCATTATCAAGATGAACGACGGGAGCTGCAATCACATGACGTGTGCCGTGTGCGGCTGTGAGTTCTGCTGGCTCTGCATGAAGGAGATCTCCGACCTGCACTATCTCAG TCCCTCAGGCTGCACTTTCTGGGGGAAGAAGCCGTGGAGCCGTAAGAAGAAGATCCTGTGGCAACTGGGCACGCTGGTGGGGGCGCCTGTGGGCATCGCACTCATCGCGGGCATCGCCATCCCAGCTATGATCATTGGCATCCCCGTCTACGTGGGCAGGAAG ATCCACAACCGATACGAGGGAAAGGACATCTCCAACCACAAGAGGAACTTGGTGATTGCCGGCGGCGTGACCCTGTCTGTCATCGTGTCACCGGTTGTCGCTGCAGTCACAGTCG gtattggGGTGCCCATCATGTTGGCTTATGTGTACGGGGTGGTGCCCATCTCGCTGTGCCGCAGTGGGGGCTGTGGCGTATCGACGGGCAACGGCAAAGGGGTGCGCATCGAGTTTGACGACGAGAATGACATGAACGTCGGCAGTGGGGTGGCTGCAACTG ACACCACGTCGGTGGCGGATACGCGGCACAACCCCAGCCTGGGCGAGGGCAGTGTGGGGGGCCTGACGGGTAGCCTGAGCGCCAGTGGCAGCCACATGGAGCGCATGGGTGCCATGCGGGACAACCTGAGCGAGACGGCCAGCACTACCGCCCTGGCAGGGGCCAGCATCACTGGCAGCCTGTCGGGCAGCGCCATGGTCAACTGCTACAACAG GCTGGAGGTGCAGGCGGATGTCCAGAAGGAGCGATGCAGCCTGAGTGGAGAGTCGGCCACGGTCAGCCTCGGGACAATCAGCGACAACGCCAGCACCAAAGCCATGGCTGGCTCCATCCTCAACGCTTACACACCtctggacag agacAGCAGTAATGTTGAGGTACAGGTGGACGTGGAGACCAAGAAGCCTCAGCACATCAGCGGTGCGGATGACTGCAGCAACCACACCACCCGCTGTGCCTGGACCTGCCAATCATCCACTGCAAACTCCTACTGCTCTGCACGCTGGGCCAAagatccctcctcctcttcgtcttcctcttcctcctcctcctcctcctcctcttcgtcttcTTCGGGGAAGAAGCATAAAGGCAAGttgaggaagaagagtggaggCAGCACAGGTGGAGGCGGAGGAACGCAGATCAACGAGACGCGGGAGGAGCCGGACGCCCACCTGCTGGAGCGCCACAGTGTCCACTCCAGCGGCCCAGACTCACCCTCGCTCAGCGGCAGCCTGCCCTCCGTGGCTGACTCCCACTGCAGCCAGCTGTCCGAGCTGAGCGCCGCCTCCGAGCTCGGCCCTGACGCTCCCGCCATCGCCATCTCCATCGCCCcggccccagccccagccccggCCCCCCACCCTCGGCCCCCAgcacagctgcagcagcacGGGCGCTTTTCGTCCGTCAGCCCCCTGCCCGAGGTGGAGCACGACCGGCTGGAGAGCTGCCCGGAACAGACCAGTTGTGGTGCTGGTGGCGGGGTCCTTCTCCCGGCTGCATCGGGGTCCCCCCGCTCCCCTGAGGCGCCCGTGTTGTGCCTGATCGCGGAAGAGAATGTGAGTATGGTGCTGTCGGCCGAGCCGCAATCCCGCAGTTGGGCAGGCCACGAGGAGCAAAAGAGGGGAGACGACAACAACAGTAGCCCCAGCCCACAGCGCCACCTGCGGGTTGGCAGGGGCAGCTGCATTCAGAGCGAACTCTGA